From the genome of Gymnogyps californianus isolate 813 chromosome 4, ASM1813914v2, whole genome shotgun sequence:
CCCCGCCGGAGCAGCCCCCGGGGACAGCCAGGGCGGGCTGGGAGGAGATGTTGCATCCCCCCAGCAGGTGTGGTTTGGGGGGCTGAAGGGGAGCAcctgtgggggggggggggggtatgtTCCCTGCATGCTTGCTTGCACCCATGGGATGCCCTGCACCCCGTTTCTGCTTGGGGGTCTGCTGCGCAAGATGCCCATGGCTGGGCCGCGTTCTGGGCATTAACCCAGCAGGAGGGTCGGCTACCCCAAAAAGGCAGCCTTGCCACGCAAGGCACGAGGGGGATGCTCAGCTGTGCCCACGCCTGCCCCATGCCACATGGCACCAAAAAGCTGCAACCTCCCAACACCCAACTAATGCTGTGTTATTTTCCCCCGCGCCAGGGCAAGTGCTGCCTAGGGTCTCTGAAGGGGGGCAGGAACAGCGCTGCCAGCAAGGGGGGCGACTCCGAAAATGAAGACAGCGACgagaatgaggaggaggaggaggaggaggaggaggaagaagaggtagCTGAGAACGAGAATGGCGTCAATGGCACAAGCACCGACACCACTGAGAGGGCAGACGGACCTCATGGCAATGGCACCACGGCGGCTGAGGAAGGCACCGGCAtggccgaggaggaggaggaagaggaggaggaagaagaagaggaggaggaggaggaggaggaggaggaggaggaggaggaaactgaAGCTACTACTGTCGCCAGCACCACCGGCGAAGAGGGGCTGTCCCAGGCGACCACCACGGGAGATGGGGGACCCACTGACGCCACCACAGCCGGGGAGCAGTGGGAGTATGAGGTGACGGCCGGGGGCCACGGCCGGGGGGACGAGGGCACCACTGACGGCAGCTATGGGGAGCAGGATGAGTACGCCCGTGGGGACAGCTACCGGGCCTACGAGGATGAGTATGGCTACTACAAGGGGCACGGCTACAACGTGTACGGCCAGGATTACTACTACAGCCAGTGAGTGGGTGGGGGGGTGGCCCCGGTGCTGCCCCCCGCCTGCCCCATCCCACTCAGGAATGTGCATCCAAAggctcactgcagctgccgCACGCCAGAGGGGATGCCAGGTGGCTTGCGGTGCGCACCGGCTCCAtcccagcctttttttttgtatcttgcaaagcaaaatgaaataaagcaacCGAACTGAGCTCGTTGGTGACGAAGGGGTTGCTGCCGAATTTGCTGGGGTCA
Proteins encoded in this window:
- the IBSP gene encoding bone sialoprotein 2; protein product: MRTALVFACLVGMACTFSVKSWLRRAKLDDSEENAVFKNRHRYYLYRYAYVHPLQRRYQGSDSSEEEGDRSEEEEEGGEPSHAGNEAAGHPAGAAPGDSQGGLGGDVASPQQGKCCLGSLKGGRNSAASKGGDSENEDSDENEEEEEEEEEEEEVAENENGVNGTSTDTTERADGPHGNGTTAAEEGTGMAEEEEEEEEEEEEEEEEEEEEEEEEETEATTVASTTGEEGLSQATTTGDGGPTDATTAGEQWEYEVTAGGHGRGDEGTTDGSYGEQDEYARGDSYRAYEDEYGYYKGHGYNVYGQDYYYSQ